The Hypomesus transpacificus isolate Combined female chromosome 3, fHypTra1, whole genome shotgun sequence genome has a window encoding:
- the si:dkey-33c12.3 gene encoding alpha-internexin isoform X1: MSFDSHTSYRRPWDSYRGSRPTRTSMSSFSSSSSRALAPGRRPMWPSSCLPDASERVDLAQASSLNAELLGVRAQEKEQLVGLNDRFATYVEKVRSLEQHNRVLLAELEVLRRRQREPSRLRGLYEGEARSLRAQIDAESGEKMRVEAERAYLRDVHLQLRERCGEEERQRRGAEETLRGAREELGRAVLANCGAEASVISLTEEIAFLKKVFAEEQVALRAQLQAASVDVEVEVSRPDLSAALREIRVQYERLANNNMRLAEDWYQSKLAGVAEMASRNTEAVRAVREETMEYRQLLQSRSSEIEGLRNVIESLHKQLDDLEDSQGQEVANYQVRVNDLERNINDAKQEMARYLREYQDLLNVKMALDIEIAAYRKLLEGEEFRLTFSTLPALPFH, encoded by the exons ATGAGCTTCGATTCTCACACCTCCTACCGCCGCCCCTGGGACAGCTACAGAGGCTCCCGACCCACCAGAACCTCcatgtcctccttctcctcctcctcctcccgggcCCTGGCGCCGGGAAGGCGGCCCATGTGGCCTTCATCCTGCCTGCCGGACGCATCGGAGCGGGTGGACCTGGCCCAGGCCTCCTCCCTGAACGCCGAACTGCTGGGGGTGCGTgcccaggagaaggagcagctgGTAGGGCTGAACGACCGCTTCGCCACCTACGTGGAGAAGGTGAGGAGCCTGGAGCAGCACAACCGGGTCCTGCTGGCCGAGCTGGAGGTGCTGCGGAGGCGGCAGCGGGAGCCGTCCCGCCTGCGGGGGCTGTACGAGGGGGAGGCGCGCAGCCTGAGGGCCCAGATCGACGCGGAGAGCGGCGAGAAGATGCGCGTGGAGGCGGAGAGGGCCTACCTGCGGGACGTGCACCTGCAGCTGAGGGAGCGCTGCGGGGAGGAGGAGCGCCAGCGCCGCGGCGCCGAGGAGACCCTGCGGGGCGCCCGGGAGGAGCTGGGCCGGGCCGTGCTCGCCAACTGTGGCGCGGAGGCCAGCGTGATCTCCCTGACCGAGGAGATCGCCTTCCTGAAGAAGGTGTTCGCGGAGGAGCAGGTGGCACTCCGGGCCCAGCTGCAGGCCGCCAGCGTGgacgtggaggtggaggtgtccCGGCCCGACCTGTCCGCCGCTCTCCGGGAGATACGCGTCCAGTACGAGCGGCTGGCCAACAACAACATGCGGCTGGCCGAGGACTGGTACCAGAGCAAGCTGGCCGGCGTGGCGGAGATGGCGAGCAGGAACACGGAGGCCGTGCGGGCCGTGCGGGAGGAGACCATGGAGTACCGGCAGCTGCTGCAGTCGCGCTCCTCGGAGATCGAGGGGCTGAGGAACGTCATCGAGTCCCTCCACAAACAGCTGGACGACTTGGAGGACTCTCAGGGTCAGGAGGTTGCCAATTACCAG GTGAGGGTGAATGATCTGGAGAGGAATATCAATGACGCAAAGCAGGAGATGGCTCGCTATCTGAGAGAGTATCAAGACCTCCTCAATGTCAAGATGGCCCTGGACATTGAGATAGCTGCGTATAG AAAACTCCTGGAGGGCGAGGAGTTCAGActgaccttctccactctcCCGGCCCTTCCCTTCCACTAA
- the si:dkey-33c12.3 gene encoding alpha-internexin isoform X2 produces the protein MSFDSHTSYRRPWDSYRGSRPTRTSMSSFSSSSSRALAPGRRPMWPSSCLPDASERVDLAQASSLNAELLGVRAQEKEQLVGLNDRFATYVEKVRSLEQHNRVLLAELEVLRRRQREPSRLRGLYEGEARSLRAQIDAESGEKMRVEAERAYLRDVHLQLRERCGEEERQRRGAEETLRGAREELGRAVLANCGAEASVISLTEEIAFLKKVFAEEQVALRAQLQAASVDVEVEVSRPDLSAALREIRVQYERLANNNMRLAEDWYQSKLAGVAEMASRNTEAVRAVREETMEYRQLLQSRSSEIEGLRNVIESLHKQLDDLEDPLPYL, from the exons ATGAGCTTCGATTCTCACACCTCCTACCGCCGCCCCTGGGACAGCTACAGAGGCTCCCGACCCACCAGAACCTCcatgtcctccttctcctcctcctcctcccgggcCCTGGCGCCGGGAAGGCGGCCCATGTGGCCTTCATCCTGCCTGCCGGACGCATCGGAGCGGGTGGACCTGGCCCAGGCCTCCTCCCTGAACGCCGAACTGCTGGGGGTGCGTgcccaggagaaggagcagctgGTAGGGCTGAACGACCGCTTCGCCACCTACGTGGAGAAGGTGAGGAGCCTGGAGCAGCACAACCGGGTCCTGCTGGCCGAGCTGGAGGTGCTGCGGAGGCGGCAGCGGGAGCCGTCCCGCCTGCGGGGGCTGTACGAGGGGGAGGCGCGCAGCCTGAGGGCCCAGATCGACGCGGAGAGCGGCGAGAAGATGCGCGTGGAGGCGGAGAGGGCCTACCTGCGGGACGTGCACCTGCAGCTGAGGGAGCGCTGCGGGGAGGAGGAGCGCCAGCGCCGCGGCGCCGAGGAGACCCTGCGGGGCGCCCGGGAGGAGCTGGGCCGGGCCGTGCTCGCCAACTGTGGCGCGGAGGCCAGCGTGATCTCCCTGACCGAGGAGATCGCCTTCCTGAAGAAGGTGTTCGCGGAGGAGCAGGTGGCACTCCGGGCCCAGCTGCAGGCCGCCAGCGTGgacgtggaggtggaggtgtccCGGCCCGACCTGTCCGCCGCTCTCCGGGAGATACGCGTCCAGTACGAGCGGCTGGCCAACAACAACATGCGGCTGGCCGAGGACTGGTACCAGAGCAAGCTGGCCGGCGTGGCGGAGATGGCGAGCAGGAACACGGAGGCCGTGCGGGCCGTGCGGGAGGAGACCATGGAGTACCGGCAGCTGCTGCAGTCGCGCTCCTCGGAGATCGAGGGGCTGAGGAACGTCATCGAGTCCCTCCACAAACAGCTGGACGACTTGG AAGATCCCCTTCCTTACCTCTAA